A single window of Anaerocolumna chitinilytica DNA harbors:
- a CDS encoding carbohydrate ABC transporter permease yields MRRKTKQKLSRRLFLLLVAVLAVVYIYPVFLMFMNSVKPFGEIVSDAIAFPKKLAIENYSYVIDKIAYSHLFWNNVFITVVGILGIVFFSSSTAYILDRRRNKYTRIVHFLIITPMLIPFQTIMITLLKTMTVIHLSGSKLGLGIQYWGFGIPMATFIFYNFMKTIPGELDESAMIDGASTTRTFASVIFPLLKSVTVTVIVLDVMWIWNDFLLPLLMVNSDNKTKTLVLAAYTFIGQMNTKWHYAMTAMVLAVVPSILIFILLQKYIVEGVVAGAVKG; encoded by the coding sequence ATGAGAAGAAAGACAAAACAAAAACTTTCCCGCAGGTTGTTTCTGCTCCTGGTTGCAGTACTTGCTGTTGTTTATATTTACCCGGTATTTCTTATGTTTATGAATTCTGTGAAGCCCTTTGGAGAGATTGTATCCGATGCCATAGCATTTCCAAAAAAACTGGCCATCGAAAATTACTCCTATGTAATTGATAAGATTGCCTACAGTCATCTCTTCTGGAATAATGTCTTTATTACGGTAGTGGGTATCCTGGGTATTGTATTCTTCTCCTCATCCACTGCGTATATACTGGACCGAAGAAGAAATAAATATACAAGAATTGTTCACTTTCTGATAATCACACCAATGCTGATTCCCTTTCAGACTATCATGATTACCTTATTAAAGACTATGACGGTAATTCACCTTTCAGGGAGTAAGCTTGGACTAGGCATTCAGTATTGGGGATTTGGAATTCCTATGGCTACCTTTATTTTCTATAATTTTATGAAAACTATTCCTGGAGAATTGGATGAGAGTGCTATGATTGATGGTGCCTCCACCACAAGAACCTTTGCATCGGTTATATTTCCCTTATTAAAATCTGTAACGGTAACGGTAATTGTCCTGGATGTAATGTGGATCTGGAATGACTTTTTACTGCCACTGCTAATGGTTAACAGTGACAACAAGACCAAGACCCTTGTATTGGCGGCTTATACCTTTATCGGTCAGATGAATACCAAATGGCATTATGCCATGACGGCCATGGTCCTTGCAGTTGTGCCCTCAATTCTAATCTTCATCCTGCTGCAGAAGTATATTGTTGAAGGTGTTGTAGCAGGAGCGGTGAAAGGGTAA
- a CDS encoding ABC transporter substrate-binding protein — MKRKIVSILLCAVMVAGLLSGCAKTNKTTDNSNNPAKDDTKTEATATPKAEDSKPAEINIFISQPEYADAMNELIDAYKKVAPNVTINYETTQNDYPTLLKAKLNSGDVPDIFSSTSGKEIDVYKEWSYNLADQALTKTMLPSVASSMQSSEEGGGVYGIAIKGNYFGMVYNKDIFSKAGITEFPGTVSAMKAACEKLSAAGYTPFTTGYSEWWVFKHVWQHFFAAAAKDAGTDVASLVKSFEEGKAKVKDYPELYNNFFDFIDLTVKYGDAKPLETALENEESAFASGKAAMVVGQGAWIEGDVKAITPDIQIGFNGYPVTEDASQCQVISGSDQALHVYKDSKSLQATLDFVNWWYTSDYGISWFTDVAGVVPPVKTTAQSNFDIIKQGSELEASVGAAPLGVCYSTDSWWQVFGELMQAYIAKTADKDATCASIEEQWSAIDGAQ, encoded by the coding sequence ATGAAGAGAAAAATAGTTAGTATCCTGCTTTGCGCCGTTATGGTGGCAGGACTCCTCAGTGGGTGTGCAAAAACGAATAAAACAACAGACAACAGTAATAACCCTGCAAAAGACGATACAAAGACAGAAGCCACCGCTACTCCAAAAGCCGAGGATTCCAAACCGGCGGAAATCAATATATTCATCAGCCAGCCGGAATATGCGGATGCTATGAATGAACTGATTGATGCTTATAAGAAAGTGGCACCTAATGTTACTATCAACTATGAGACCACGCAGAATGATTATCCTACGCTGTTAAAGGCAAAATTAAACTCAGGGGATGTGCCGGATATCTTCTCCTCTACTTCAGGAAAGGAAATTGATGTATACAAAGAATGGTCCTACAATCTGGCTGACCAGGCTCTTACAAAGACTATGCTGCCGTCAGTAGCTTCCTCCATGCAGTCCTCAGAAGAGGGCGGCGGTGTGTATGGAATTGCAATCAAGGGCAATTACTTTGGTATGGTTTATAATAAAGACATCTTTTCCAAAGCAGGTATTACAGAATTTCCAGGTACCGTATCTGCTATGAAGGCTGCCTGTGAAAAGCTTTCGGCTGCCGGATATACCCCTTTTACAACCGGTTACAGCGAGTGGTGGGTGTTTAAGCATGTATGGCAGCACTTTTTTGCAGCAGCTGCAAAGGATGCCGGAACAGATGTAGCTTCACTTGTTAAGTCCTTTGAAGAAGGTAAAGCGAAAGTGAAAGATTATCCTGAACTCTATAATAATTTCTTTGATTTTATTGACCTTACCGTAAAATACGGGGATGCTAAACCGTTAGAAACTGCTCTGGAAAATGAAGAATCTGCTTTTGCCAGCGGAAAGGCTGCTATGGTAGTCGGACAGGGAGCATGGATTGAGGGCGATGTAAAAGCTATCACTCCTGACATTCAAATCGGCTTTAATGGTTATCCTGTGACAGAAGATGCCAGCCAGTGTCAGGTAATATCAGGTTCTGACCAGGCTCTTCATGTATACAAGGATTCCAAATCACTTCAGGCTACCCTTGATTTTGTAAACTGGTGGTATACTTCTGATTATGGTATCAGCTGGTTTACAGATGTGGCTGGAGTAGTACCTCCGGTAAAAACAACCGCTCAAAGTAATTTTGATATCATCAAACAGGGAAGTGAACTGGAGGCTAGTGTCGGAGCAGCACCTCTTGGCGTATGCTATTCCACAGACAGCTGGTGGCAGGTATTTGGTGAACTGATGCAGGCATATATCGCTAAGACTGCGGACAAGGATGCCACTTGCGCCTCTATTGAAGAACAGTGGTCAGCCATCGACGGAGCACAATAA
- a CDS encoding tetratricopeptide repeat protein codes for MQKPRKYTLKRSNHTETPSCPGNILEADKPLSQSMIWKLQADFYANQGPKAWIKGIVPQYITTNPYIANVYAKTVFGYLRDFSSTPEFDKDTTIYIMELAAGVGRFTYTFLKRFLHMLHNSSLKDLKFKYILTDLAERNVTYWQNHSYLKPYFESGVLDCAVFDMENGKELSLRYSKTILQPEALKNPLILFANYTFDSIPQDTFYVKSNNLHEGLITITEKDNQKESESRKDNSILEGLDYYYTDNRIEGNDYYEDVNFNDILLSYKDCMEDTAFSMPVTALRCIRRLQDIFGDDILLLSTDKGYRTIASMDKNYHPFLSKHGSISLTVNFHAIELYFKNLGGSALHSIYEHESVTTSLFLLSKHAHSFRETRMTYQEITEGIGPDDFYILKKGIVPLKNSLTTREMLTFLRYTLWDARTFLEFYNTLLNRIEKEEDFPKETLIDAIYKVWEYYFPIGEDENLFYCLATLLGYFGYDKDAIRLFQSSLEFYGEDAAIYYELTLCYYNMQEFEKALEHINKALLLKTDFEEALSLKNLLTEVLQS; via the coding sequence ATGCAAAAGCCCAGAAAATATACTCTTAAACGAAGCAATCATACTGAAACCCCTTCCTGCCCTGGGAACATCCTTGAAGCAGATAAACCCTTGTCCCAGTCCATGATTTGGAAATTACAGGCAGACTTTTATGCCAACCAGGGACCAAAAGCCTGGATTAAGGGAATTGTACCTCAATACATTACCACAAATCCCTATATTGCAAATGTTTATGCCAAGACTGTCTTCGGTTACCTTAGAGACTTCTCTTCCACTCCGGAATTTGATAAGGATACTACAATCTATATCATGGAGCTGGCTGCCGGTGTAGGACGCTTTACTTATACCTTTCTGAAAAGATTTCTCCATATGCTTCATAACTCCTCACTCAAAGATCTAAAATTCAAATATATCCTCACAGATCTTGCCGAGAGAAATGTCACATACTGGCAGAACCACAGCTATCTGAAGCCTTATTTCGAAAGCGGTGTATTAGATTGTGCCGTCTTTGATATGGAAAATGGAAAGGAGCTGTCCCTTCGGTACAGTAAAACAATATTACAGCCGGAAGCACTAAAAAACCCCCTCATTCTGTTTGCTAACTATACCTTTGACAGTATTCCTCAGGATACTTTCTATGTAAAAAGCAATAATCTCCATGAAGGTCTGATTACTATTACGGAAAAAGACAATCAAAAGGAAAGTGAGAGCCGAAAAGATAACTCTATACTGGAGGGTTTGGATTACTATTATACCGATAACCGGATAGAGGGTAATGATTATTACGAGGATGTTAATTTTAATGACATTCTCCTATCTTATAAGGACTGTATGGAAGACACTGCCTTTTCCATGCCGGTTACTGCCCTGCGCTGTATTAGAAGGTTGCAGGATATCTTCGGTGATGATATTCTTCTGCTTTCTACGGACAAAGGCTACCGAACAATTGCTTCCATGGATAAAAACTATCACCCCTTCCTGTCAAAGCACGGCTCTATCTCTCTGACCGTTAACTTCCACGCCATAGAATTATATTTTAAGAACCTTGGAGGAAGTGCCCTGCACAGCATCTATGAACATGAAAGTGTAACAACCTCCCTGTTTTTACTCAGTAAGCATGCTCACAGTTTTAGAGAGACCCGTATGACTTATCAGGAGATTACAGAAGGGATTGGACCGGATGATTTCTATATCCTTAAGAAAGGCATTGTTCCTTTAAAAAACTCTCTGACTACCAGGGAAATGCTGACCTTTCTGCGTTATACCCTCTGGGATGCCAGAACTTTTCTGGAGTTTTATAATACATTGCTTAACCGAATTGAAAAGGAAGAGGATTTCCCGAAGGAGACACTGATTGATGCTATTTATAAGGTATGGGAATACTATTTCCCTATCGGAGAAGATGAGAATCTGTTCTACTGTCTGGCTACCTTATTAGGGTACTTTGGCTATGACAAAGATGCTATCCGACTCTTTCAATCATCCCTGGAGTTTTACGGAGAAGATGCTGCCATCTATTATGAGCTGACTCTTTGTTATTATAATATGCAGGAATTCGAAAAAGCTCTGGAGCACATTAATAAGGCTCTTTTATTAAAGACTGACTTTGAAGAAGCTCTTTCCTTAAAGAATCTGCTTACTGAAGTCTTACAATCTTAG
- a CDS encoding WG repeat-containing protein, translated as MITKNNLKKTAIVGTLCFTVAFSNVSSVNLVSASTINTESTVTANNTSESSSLYLIHTTVDGKELYGFIDGTGAVVVKPIYTWARNFSSGVAVVNQNDKYLVINTKGEVLYTTTNYLNDFHNGLASFTDNTTYKSGYINPQGKVVLKAVYNYTGNFGKDNTAIVSKSGKYYRINKQGKILKTYSLTNKNYYYNITDDGYAIYTNPKTYLSGVVDLNGKTILKANYGEVTYLGNGLFGVKKKLAADEGYLVSIKPSALFNKSGKQLTSFKYYDLSVYNNNYASYTDSKYTYLIDTTGNIVSSFPKQEGRGTLTVQGDVVQADIDNTLSYLKLDGTVIWKNPTTTTLSSGVIVDSLKFKPNKYVTVYYPQLSGLSDATVQKQVNDKLVSLFTDNAKKVTDKDGLTIDDSFSVDQIKDLLIVSKTGYDYYFGAAHGTPFRLYYFIDAKTGVFYEFKDLFLKDSSYIKTLNNIVSKEIKKQIKDGTGYYFDSNGSYVTGNQFFYLNADTLTLYFDSTSIAPYAAGFPEFKVPFSSIDSLINKDGAFWKSFHE; from the coding sequence GTGATAACAAAAAATAATCTTAAAAAAACTGCCATTGTCGGAACCTTATGTTTCACCGTTGCCTTCAGCAACGTCAGCAGCGTGAACCTGGTAAGTGCTTCCACTATAAATACAGAAAGCACCGTAACAGCAAATAACACCAGCGAGAGTTCCAGTCTTTATCTGATTCATACCACCGTTGACGGAAAGGAGTTATATGGATTTATCGACGGTACAGGTGCCGTGGTAGTAAAGCCCATCTATACCTGGGCCAGAAACTTTTCCAGCGGTGTAGCAGTGGTAAATCAGAATGATAAGTACCTGGTTATCAATACAAAAGGCGAAGTCTTATATACAACAACCAATTACCTAAATGATTTTCATAACGGCTTGGCTTCCTTTACCGACAATACCACCTATAAAAGCGGCTATATAAACCCTCAGGGCAAAGTTGTTTTAAAGGCTGTTTATAATTACACCGGCAATTTTGGTAAGGATAATACTGCTATCGTATCAAAGTCAGGTAAATATTACCGTATTAACAAACAGGGCAAAATTTTAAAGACCTATTCTCTGACAAACAAAAACTATTATTACAACATAACCGATGACGGCTATGCCATTTATACCAATCCTAAGACTTATTTAAGCGGCGTTGTGGATCTGAATGGAAAGACTATCTTAAAAGCAAATTACGGTGAGGTTACCTACCTTGGAAATGGTCTGTTCGGGGTAAAGAAGAAGCTTGCCGCAGATGAAGGTTATCTGGTAAGTATTAAGCCTTCTGCCCTGTTCAATAAGAGCGGGAAGCAGCTGACCTCCTTTAAATACTATGATCTCAGTGTTTACAATAACAATTATGCTTCTTACACCGACAGTAAATACACCTATCTGATTGATACAACCGGTAATATTGTGTCTTCCTTCCCCAAGCAGGAAGGCCGCGGCACTTTAACCGTTCAAGGTGATGTTGTCCAGGCGGATATTGATAATACGCTTTCTTATTTGAAACTGGATGGAACTGTTATCTGGAAGAATCCTACCACCACTACTCTCAGCTCCGGTGTTATAGTGGATTCTCTTAAATTTAAGCCAAATAAATATGTAACCGTGTATTATCCTCAGCTAAGCGGCTTAAGCGATGCCACTGTACAAAAACAGGTGAACGATAAGTTAGTAAGCCTTTTTACTGATAATGCAAAAAAGGTTACTGATAAGGATGGGTTAACAATTGATGACAGCTTCTCCGTAGACCAGATAAAAGACCTCCTTATTGTCAGCAAGACCGGATATGATTATTACTTTGGCGCTGCCCATGGCACCCCCTTCCGTCTTTACTATTTTATAGATGCTAAAACTGGTGTATTTTACGAATTTAAGGACTTATTTTTAAAGGATAGCAGCTATATTAAAACACTGAACAATATTGTCAGCAAAGAAATAAAGAAACAGATAAAAGACGGCACCGGTTATTATTTTGATTCCAACGGCTCCTATGTTACCGGCAACCAGTTCTTCTACCTGAATGCAGATACTTTGACCCTTTACTTTGACTCTACCTCAATCGCACCTTATGCTGCAGGCTTCCCGGAATTTAAGGTACCCTTTTCCAGCATTGACAGTCTCATAAACAAAGACGGTGCCTTCTGGAAGTCCTTCCACGAATAA
- a CDS encoding helix-turn-helix domain-containing protein produces MKHIRSTFTSVYNKLTRNKIFMRFLVSYVLILFIPLIVMPLIFNISYDMIEKKEEDMRSLLNSDCCANMDAAIKKIDSMAVSLEKNTSMYKLLYMTAQPTNGTKDIMQLYQARNEMNALITYAGFDYDFALYFNGPDLVYDGSSIIYGRENYYSQRVSYSGLNYKAFKEQVLDQYHNRDVLGNIKMINKKNFTKEYNFQTKQGVLYMVSLPYLNNYKHNSPATMTVLISDTILSALDYVPVGDYGCAFITDENQNIIYGTYGEKFSLPRDPFTFKDSKGSFYKKLNGQLSLITYTKSAYNGWCYVSISPIEEIMGGIAYIKHLFYSIMFILFIVGLILCIQFSRRNSIPLEDILYEFQSKDGSNILSLSALGKEMRTMLKNNEEMTLAIAEQRIILVRAFYEKLLNGAFNNELEILVNAKYLELDLKADMYAFILFSFGTAESNLEEETFSDKNLVQLFTEHLAVPRMQFRTYTHVMSFEKLGVLIFFTSSDAKTNKIMLEEAFTTELNEIHEKFSEEIRCCCGNLYTNLSDIPLSYNEAVMTMDQIINQIPNSRVNFYEDMVTEPSFYFYPNVIEMKLKSLVSAGNLAETEQLLDYIFTENLKKRNLSQSTIIKLFMDMQTGIIRLLQEFKLNIHIHGLFKVNLNILNTENECERILEAYRRIIFAIKSTPSDSLLFEDMLGFINENYHNNLLSVSLMAREFHMSESYFSQYFKKYVDQTFSKYLETIRINKACELIKQKELTIEEIAERVGYTSSLSFRRAFKKVVGIPPSGYRG; encoded by the coding sequence ATGAAACATATCCGTTCCACTTTCACAAGTGTATATAATAAGCTGACCAGGAACAAGATATTTATGCGTTTTTTAGTATCCTATGTATTAATTTTGTTTATCCCTCTGATTGTCATGCCTCTAATCTTTAATATCAGCTACGATATGATTGAAAAAAAAGAAGAAGACATGCGTTCCCTGCTTAACAGTGATTGCTGCGCCAATATGGATGCTGCTATCAAAAAGATTGACAGTATGGCAGTTTCTTTGGAAAAAAACACCTCCATGTATAAGCTCTTGTATATGACAGCCCAGCCAACCAACGGCACAAAAGATATTATGCAATTGTACCAGGCGAGAAACGAAATGAATGCTTTAATTACTTATGCAGGATTTGACTATGATTTCGCCCTGTACTTTAACGGTCCTGATTTGGTATACGACGGCAGTTCTATCATCTATGGCAGAGAAAACTATTATAGTCAGCGGGTATCCTACAGCGGCTTAAATTACAAGGCTTTTAAAGAACAGGTGCTTGACCAGTACCACAACCGTGACGTACTGGGAAATATTAAAATGATAAACAAGAAGAATTTTACGAAAGAATACAATTTCCAGACAAAGCAGGGAGTCCTTTATATGGTGTCCCTGCCTTATCTGAATAATTACAAGCATAACAGCCCAGCTACCATGACCGTCTTAATCAGTGACACGATTCTAAGTGCTCTGGATTATGTACCTGTTGGAGATTATGGCTGTGCCTTTATTACCGATGAAAACCAGAATATCATCTATGGAACCTATGGTGAGAAATTCAGCCTGCCCCGGGACCCTTTTACCTTCAAAGATTCAAAGGGCAGTTTCTATAAGAAATTAAACGGTCAGCTCTCCCTGATAACCTATACCAAGTCCGCCTATAACGGCTGGTGTTATGTCTCCATCTCTCCCATTGAAGAGATAATGGGGGGAATTGCTTACATAAAGCACTTATTTTACAGCATTATGTTCATACTTTTTATCGTCGGACTGATTCTCTGCATTCAGTTCAGCAGACGGAACTCGATTCCTCTTGAGGATATCCTGTATGAATTTCAGAGTAAGGATGGTTCCAATATTTTGTCTCTCTCCGCTCTCGGGAAAGAGATGCGCACTATGCTTAAGAACAATGAGGAAATGACTCTTGCGATAGCAGAACAACGAATTATTCTGGTCCGGGCCTTTTATGAGAAGCTTCTAAACGGTGCCTTTAACAATGAGCTTGAGATTCTGGTAAATGCAAAATATCTGGAGCTGGACTTAAAGGCTGATATGTATGCTTTTATCCTGTTTTCCTTTGGTACCGCAGAAAGTAATCTGGAGGAAGAGACCTTTTCCGATAAAAATCTGGTGCAGCTATTTACAGAGCACCTGGCGGTTCCCCGTATGCAGTTTCGTACTTATACCCATGTTATGTCTTTTGAAAAACTGGGTGTACTGATATTTTTTACCAGCTCAGATGCCAAAACTAACAAAATTATGCTGGAGGAAGCATTTACAACAGAGCTGAATGAAATCCACGAAAAATTCTCAGAAGAGATTCGCTGCTGCTGCGGAAATCTCTATACAAATCTCAGTGATATTCCTCTCTCCTATAACGAAGCGGTTATGACCATGGATCAGATCATTAACCAGATTCCTAATAGCAGAGTGAACTTTTATGAAGATATGGTAACAGAGCCTTCTTTTTATTTCTATCCCAATGTAATAGAAATGAAGCTAAAGAGCCTTGTTAGTGCCGGGAATTTAGCAGAGACAGAGCAGTTACTGGATTATATCTTCACCGAGAATTTAAAGAAGAGAAATCTGTCCCAGAGTACGATTATAAAGCTGTTTATGGATATGCAGACCGGTATTATCCGCTTGCTGCAGGAATTTAAACTAAATATTCATATACATGGATTATTTAAGGTTAATCTGAACATCCTGAATACTGAAAATGAATGCGAACGTATCCTGGAAGCATACCGCCGAATTATCTTTGCAATTAAGAGCACTCCCTCTGACAGTCTGCTCTTTGAAGATATGCTGGGTTTCATCAATGAAAATTACCACAATAACCTGCTTAGCGTAAGCTTGATGGCAAGAGAATTCCACATGTCCGAGTCTTATTTCTCTCAATATTTTAAGAAATACGTAGACCAGACCTTCAGTAAATACCTTGAAACCATACGAATTAACAAAGCTTGCGAACTCATTAAGCAAAAAGAACTTACAATAGAGGAAATAGCCGAAAGAGTTGGTTATACCAGCTCCTTATCCTTTCGCAGAGCTTTCAAAAAGGTGGTCGGGATTCCACCTTCCGGCTATCGCGGTTAG
- a CDS encoding carbohydrate ABC transporter permease, translating into MMTSKRKRKAALENILYTVPSVFLVSLMLYIPFIMSGYYSLTEWNGIAKEPTFVGLANFKEIFSGSMEFKRALIFTGKYTFVFVVLSNVIAIALAVALTKKFRLVNVIRGVFFVPYIMSMTIVGFIWKFIFTQGFLRLYEITGWGIWNFSWLGDPKLAFYSVALVGVWQSLGFYIVLYIAGLQAVPKDVLEAATVDGASGSKCFFRVTLPLLGPSITTCIFMSLTNALKVFDIILALTKGGPGGATYSVALQIYKEAFQNNHYGLGSAESIVYFIFVLLVTQIVLKLFSSREVDN; encoded by the coding sequence ATGATGACGTCAAAAAGAAAAAGGAAAGCAGCATTGGAGAATATTCTATATACGGTTCCTTCCGTATTCCTTGTTTCCTTAATGCTATACATTCCGTTTATTATGAGTGGATACTATTCTCTGACGGAGTGGAATGGAATTGCGAAAGAACCTACATTTGTCGGCCTTGCGAACTTTAAAGAAATATTCTCGGGAAGCATGGAATTTAAAAGAGCATTGATTTTCACGGGAAAATACACCTTTGTATTTGTGGTGCTGTCCAATGTGATTGCAATTGCCCTTGCAGTCGCCCTGACGAAGAAATTCCGGCTGGTCAATGTAATTCGAGGTGTGTTCTTTGTACCCTATATCATGAGTATGACGATTGTAGGCTTTATATGGAAGTTTATATTCACCCAGGGATTTCTAAGACTGTATGAGATAACAGGCTGGGGAATCTGGAACTTTAGCTGGCTGGGGGATCCAAAGCTTGCCTTTTACTCTGTTGCCTTGGTTGGAGTGTGGCAGTCTCTGGGATTTTACATTGTACTTTATATTGCAGGCTTACAGGCAGTACCTAAGGATGTATTAGAGGCTGCTACGGTAGATGGGGCATCCGGGAGCAAATGTTTCTTTCGTGTTACCCTGCCTCTTCTTGGCCCTTCCATTACTACTTGTATCTTTATGTCCCTTACCAATGCACTGAAGGTATTTGATATTATTTTGGCTTTAACCAAAGGTGGGCCAGGGGGTGCGACCTATAGTGTTGCCTTGCAGATCTATAAAGAGGCCTTCCAGAATAATCACTACGGCCTTGGTTCAGCGGAATCCATTGTATATTTTATCTTCGTGCTGTTAGTAACTCAAATTGTATTAAAGCTGTTTAGCAGCAGGGAGGTGGATAACTGA